A window from Pseudobutyrivibrio ruminis HUN009 encodes these proteins:
- the scfB gene encoding thioether cross-link-forming SCIFF peptide maturase has product MIHQFKNNGYNVVIDINSGAIHVVDDVTYDYLALWQEHGADEAFAKMKESHSEVSEEELNAIKSEIQQLIDDGSLFTEDNYEPHIADFTARPTVVKALCLHITHDCNLACKYCFAEEGEYHTGKRELMSYEVGKQALDFLVANSGSRRNLEVDFFGGEPLMNWQVVKDLVKYGRSIEKEHGKNFRFTLTTNGVLLNDEIQEFANKEMANVVLSCDGRPEIHNLMRPFRKGAPSYEIVMPKFKKLAESRNQDKYYIRGTFTRNNLDFSKDVIHLANEGFKQISVEPVVAQDTDDYAIREEDLPKLFEEYDNLAAEMMRRQGTDEDFNFFHFMIDLEGGPCVYKRLSGCGSGTEYMAVTPTGELYPCHQFVGNTDFCLGDVYNGVKKTDVVNQFKHCNVYAKEECKNCFARFYCSGGCAANAYNFTGSILGNYHVGCELQKKRIECAIALKVHASELEAEAQ; this is encoded by the coding sequence GTGATACACCAGTTTAAAAACAACGGTTATAACGTTGTCATAGATATTAACAGTGGCGCGATTCACGTAGTTGATGATGTCACATACGATTACCTTGCTCTCTGGCAGGAGCATGGTGCAGACGAGGCGTTTGCAAAGATGAAAGAGAGCCATTCAGAAGTTTCAGAGGAGGAGCTTAACGCTATCAAATCCGAAATTCAGCAGCTTATTGACGATGGCTCATTATTTACAGAGGATAACTACGAGCCTCACATTGCTGATTTTACAGCACGCCCTACAGTGGTAAAGGCTCTTTGCCTACATATAACACACGATTGCAACTTGGCATGTAAATACTGCTTCGCAGAGGAAGGCGAATACCACACAGGTAAGCGCGAGCTCATGAGCTACGAAGTTGGTAAGCAAGCACTTGATTTCTTAGTTGCTAATTCAGGCAGCCGTCGTAACCTTGAGGTTGATTTCTTCGGTGGTGAGCCACTTATGAACTGGCAGGTTGTAAAGGATCTTGTTAAGTATGGTCGTTCAATTGAAAAGGAACACGGAAAGAACTTCCGATTCACTCTTACAACAAACGGCGTTCTTTTAAATGACGAGATTCAGGAATTTGCAAACAAGGAAATGGCCAATGTAGTACTTAGCTGCGATGGTCGTCCAGAGATTCATAATCTTATGCGTCCATTCAGAAAAGGCGCACCAAGCTACGAAATCGTAATGCCAAAGTTTAAAAAGTTGGCAGAGTCAAGAAATCAGGATAAATATTACATCAGAGGAACATTCACTAGAAACAACCTTGATTTCTCAAAGGATGTTATCCACTTGGCAAACGAAGGCTTCAAGCAAATCTCAGTTGAGCCAGTAGTTGCTCAGGATACAGATGATTACGCTATCCGCGAGGAAGATTTACCTAAGCTTTTCGAAGAATACGATAATCTTGCAGCAGAGATGATGAGACGTCAGGGCACAGATGAGGACTTCAACTTCTTCCACTTCATGATTGATTTGGAAGGTGGCCCATGTGTTTACAAGCGTCTTTCAGGATGTGGTTCAGGAACTGAGTACATGGCAGTTACACCTACTGGTGAGCTTTATCCATGTCATCAGTTTGTTGGAAACACAGACTTCTGTCTTGGCGATGTATATAACGGAGTGAAAAAGACTGATGTTGTTAATCAGTTCAAGCACTGCAATGTTTACGCTAAGGAAGAATGTAAGAATTGCTTCGCAAGATTTTACTGTAGCGGTGGTTGCGCTGCTAATGCATATAACTTTACTGGCAGCATTTTGGGGAACTATCACGTTGGCTGCGAGTTACAGAAAAAACGTATTGAATGTGCTATTGCATTAAAGGTTCACGCAAGCGAGCTAGAGGCTGAGGCACAATAA
- the scfA gene encoding six-cysteine ranthipeptide SCIFF, whose product MEHIKTLNTKRLQNTVKEGGCGECQTSCQSACKTSCTVGNQSCEHKN is encoded by the coding sequence ATGGAACACATTAAGACACTTAACACAAAGAGATTACAGAACACAGTTAAAGAAGGTGGATGTGGCGAGTGCCAGACATCATGCCAGTCAGCTTGCAAGACATCTTGCACAGTTGGTAACCAGAGCTGTGAGCACAAGAACTAA
- a CDS encoding FKBP-type peptidyl-prolyl cis-trans isomerase, whose amino-acid sequence MKNRVLALALATVMATSMVACGKSSDEATEETTQVAEIEYNVDDYVTLGDYKGLEVTIEGEYEYTDEGFAQYVADTIESAAVYAEDDSQTEVQEDSIVNVDYVGSQDGVPFDGGSAEDQMIDVAGNCMAGGTTGFIDGFTAGLVGHSVGDEVAYDVTFPESYGNTDLAGQTVVFTFQINYIAKAIESEDDLTDDVVSANLGYDTVDEYMDSLKEEYTASLEDNLENDTETAVLNALINNCTVSEVPEGLLQARVDLILSIQSKQYEAYGTTMEAYLTSMGYDYQEVINTLTENVKESTKTELILEAIANKEGIDVDEEGYTEFITPIYQKMGYTDLDTFYADFTVDGYGGQKYFELAYRTEKATDFCVENAVVNSTNVLNADADTEEDSEVVTDEELESEVEVEPDGQ is encoded by the coding sequence ATGAAAAATAGAGTTTTAGCGTTGGCTTTGGCTACAGTGATGGCTACTTCTATGGTGGCTTGCGGAAAATCTTCTGATGAGGCTACAGAGGAGACTACACAGGTAGCAGAGATTGAATACAATGTTGACGATTATGTTACACTTGGGGATTACAAAGGGCTTGAAGTTACAATCGAAGGGGAGTACGAATATACTGACGAGGGATTCGCTCAGTATGTAGCAGATACTATTGAGTCTGCGGCAGTTTATGCTGAGGATGATAGCCAGACAGAGGTTCAGGAAGATTCAATAGTAAACGTTGATTATGTTGGTTCACAGGATGGAGTGCCTTTTGATGGTGGTTCAGCAGAGGACCAGATGATTGATGTGGCAGGCAATTGTATGGCTGGTGGTACTACAGGCTTCATCGATGGATTTACAGCAGGTCTTGTAGGACATAGCGTTGGTGATGAGGTTGCATATGATGTTACTTTCCCAGAGTCATATGGCAATACAGATTTAGCTGGCCAGACAGTAGTATTTACATTCCAGATTAATTACATCGCAAAGGCTATCGAGTCAGAGGATGATTTGACAGACGATGTTGTATCAGCAAACTTAGGTTATGATACAGTTGATGAATATATGGATTCTCTCAAGGAAGAATATACAGCTTCATTAGAGGATAATCTTGAGAATGATACAGAGACAGCAGTATTAAATGCTCTTATTAACAACTGTACTGTTTCAGAGGTGCCAGAGGGACTTCTTCAGGCAAGAGTAGATCTTATCCTTTCTATTCAGAGCAAGCAGTATGAAGCATACGGCACAACAATGGAAGCATACCTTACATCTATGGGATATGATTACCAGGAAGTAATCAATACTCTCACAGAGAATGTTAAGGAATCAACTAAGACAGAGCTTATCCTTGAGGCTATTGCCAATAAGGAAGGTATAGATGTTGATGAAGAGGGTTACACAGAGTTCATCACACCAATTTATCAGAAGATGGGTTACACAGACCTTGATACATTCTATGCTGATTTCACTGTAGATGGATATGGCGGACAGAAATATTTTGAGCTTGCATATCGTACAGAAAAGGCAACAGATTTCTGTGTAGAGAATGCTGTAGTTAATTCTACAAACGTTCTTAATGCAGATGCTGATACAGAGGAAGATTCTGAAGTTGTAACAGACGAAGAATTGGAATCTGAGGTAGAAGTAGAACCTGATGGACAGTAG
- the malQ gene encoding 4-alpha-glucanotransferase produces the protein MKRSSGILLPISSLPSAYGIGTFGKAAYEFADFLKASGQKYWQVLPLGPTSYGDSPYQSFSTFAGNPYFIDLEMLIEEKLLTKKEVEAENWGTNPRYVDYGQIYSSRFKILEKAKERGYKDALGEISHFKKNNPWVENYALFMSIKKHFGQLSWQEWPEEDIRLHKPEAVEKYKKQLEQDIEFFVYIQYLFFKQWAKLKKYINDLGIEIIGDLPIYVALDSCDVWAEPEFFSLDEENYPVEVAGVPPDYFSEDGQLWGNPCYNWKALKKDGYRWWIRRIEGAAKLYDVLRIDHFRGFDEYWAVPAGQKTAKKGKWKKGPGMDLVGLLSEKFPNIEFIAEDLGEPSPTVVELLQDSKWPGMKVLEFAFDSGEPNNYQPHTYDKNCVCYTGTHDNATVMEWYQEANKKDKDYACKYLGISKSEGFNWGMIRGGMSSVAILFVAQMQDFLGLGKYNRINIPGTDSGNWQWRLIDGEITEDLAEKIYKMSVMYDRAKKKETPKKPAKSKAKK, from the coding sequence ATGAAAAGAAGTAGCGGTATTTTACTGCCTATATCTTCATTGCCATCTGCATATGGCATTGGCACATTTGGTAAGGCAGCATATGAATTTGCGGATTTTTTGAAAGCTTCAGGTCAGAAGTATTGGCAGGTTTTACCACTAGGACCAACCAGCTATGGTGACAGTCCTTATCAGAGCTTTTCTACATTTGCCGGAAACCCTTATTTCATAGATCTTGAAATGCTGATAGAGGAAAAGCTTCTTACAAAAAAGGAAGTAGAGGCTGAAAACTGGGGAACAAATCCAAGATACGTGGATTATGGACAAATCTACAGCAGCAGATTCAAGATTCTTGAAAAGGCTAAGGAAAGAGGCTACAAGGATGCACTAGGTGAGATTTCTCACTTTAAGAAGAACAATCCATGGGTAGAGAACTATGCCCTATTTATGTCTATTAAAAAGCATTTTGGACAGCTTAGCTGGCAGGAGTGGCCAGAGGAAGATATTCGTCTTCACAAGCCAGAGGCAGTAGAGAAATACAAAAAGCAATTAGAACAGGACATTGAATTCTTTGTATATATTCAATATTTGTTCTTCAAGCAGTGGGCCAAGCTTAAAAAGTATATCAATGATTTAGGAATAGAAATCATTGGAGATTTACCAATATATGTAGCGCTTGACTCATGTGATGTTTGGGCTGAGCCAGAATTCTTTAGCTTAGACGAGGAAAACTATCCTGTTGAGGTGGCCGGTGTTCCACCAGATTATTTTAGTGAAGACGGTCAGCTTTGGGGTAATCCATGTTACAACTGGAAAGCCTTAAAGAAGGATGGCTATCGTTGGTGGATACGAAGAATCGAGGGCGCAGCAAAGCTCTATGATGTATTACGTATTGATCACTTCAGAGGCTTTGATGAATATTGGGCTGTTCCAGCAGGACAGAAGACTGCAAAGAAGGGCAAATGGAAGAAAGGCCCTGGAATGGATTTGGTAGGCCTTCTATCAGAAAAATTCCCAAATATAGAATTTATAGCAGAGGATTTAGGTGAACCATCTCCAACTGTTGTAGAGCTTCTTCAGGACAGCAAGTGGCCAGGCATGAAAGTCCTTGAATTTGCATTTGATTCTGGAGAACCAAACAACTACCAGCCACACACATATGACAAAAACTGCGTATGTTACACTGGCACCCACGATAATGCAACAGTCATGGAGTGGTACCAGGAAGCCAACAAAAAAGACAAAGACTACGCCTGCAAGTATTTAGGTATCTCTAAATCAGAAGGCTTCAACTGGGGCATGATTCGTGGTGGCATGAGTTCTGTGGCCATACTCTTCGTAGCACAGATGCAAGACTTCCTTGGTCTTGGCAAATACAACCGTATCAACATCCCAGGTACAGACTCAGGCAACTGGCAGTGGCGCCTCATCGACGGAGAAATCACAGAGGACCTTGCAGAAAAAATCTACAAAATGTCTGTCATGTACGACCGCGCCAAGAAAAAAGAAACCCCTAAAAAGCCTGCAAAATCAAAGGCTAAAAAATAA
- a CDS encoding carbohydrate ABC transporter permease, whose protein sequence is MKAKENIAKTIVFIVLCILAVLWIYPVFMILINSLKGDTFISTNTVFQLPDAKSFIGLENYKDALSSKGFAAAFGYSLVITVTSDVLILIGTSMCAWYITRVHGMLSKVCYALFVFSMVVPFQMLMFTLSSTADRLDLDTPFNICIIYLGFGAGLAVFMFTGFMKSIPLEIEEAAMIDGCNPIQTFFQIVLPILKPTLISVAILETMWLWNDYLLPYLVLDRKKYMTIPILIQYFRGSYGHVEMGPMMACIMMTVLPIIIMYICLQKYIIKGVIAGAVKG, encoded by the coding sequence ATGAAAGCAAAAGAGAATATTGCCAAGACTATTGTATTTATAGTTTTATGCATTTTGGCTGTACTTTGGATTTATCCAGTTTTTATGATATTAATTAACTCACTTAAGGGTGATACATTTATTAGTACAAACACAGTTTTTCAACTGCCAGATGCGAAGAGCTTTATAGGTCTTGAAAACTATAAGGATGCTCTTTCTTCAAAGGGATTTGCAGCAGCTTTTGGATACAGCTTAGTTATCACTGTCACATCTGATGTGCTTATTTTGATTGGTACATCAATGTGCGCTTGGTACATAACTCGAGTTCACGGAATGCTCTCAAAAGTATGCTATGCTCTTTTCGTGTTCTCAATGGTAGTACCATTCCAAATGCTTATGTTCACACTTTCATCTACAGCTGATAGATTGGATTTGGATACACCATTCAATATATGTATAATATATTTAGGTTTTGGCGCTGGACTGGCGGTGTTTATGTTTACAGGTTTCATGAAATCAATTCCTCTGGAAATTGAGGAAGCAGCAATGATTGACGGCTGTAATCCAATCCAGACATTTTTCCAAATTGTTTTACCTATATTGAAGCCTACACTTATTTCAGTAGCAATTCTTGAGACAATGTGGCTTTGGAACGATTACTTATTACCATATCTTGTTCTAGACCGTAAGAAATACATGACTATTCCAATTCTTATTCAGTATTTCCGCGGCAGCTATGGACATGTTGAAATGGGACCAATGATGGCATGCATTATGATGACAGTTTTACCAATCATCATCATGTACATTTGCCTTCAGAAATATATTATCAAAGGCGTAATTGCGGGAGCTGTAAAAGGCTAG
- a CDS encoding carbohydrate ABC transporter permease: MEKAIRKYWPIFVLPTLAAFCVGFIYPFVQGLYLSFCKFTTIKKATFIGVDNYAYAILDSEFWHSFWFTALFTVVSTVLINVIAFAIALALTNKIKASNFFRTVFFMPNLIGGIVLGYIWQILLNCVLSLLEKPLLALNATYGFIGLTILMCWQQIGYMMIIYIAGLQSIPDDYIEAAKIDGATTNQILFRVKIPNVMPSITICTFLTITNGFKLFDQNLALTGGEPAHASEMLALNIYNTFYSRTGPQWKGYGQAKAVIFCIMVIIISMIQLKFTKSKEVQQ, from the coding sequence ATGGAGAAAGCTATTAGAAAATACTGGCCCATATTTGTACTACCTACTTTAGCGGCTTTTTGCGTCGGTTTTATATATCCATTTGTACAAGGTTTGTATTTATCATTCTGTAAATTTACAACTATTAAAAAAGCAACATTTATTGGAGTAGACAATTACGCGTATGCAATACTAGATAGTGAGTTTTGGCATTCATTCTGGTTTACAGCGCTTTTTACTGTGGTATCCACAGTGTTAATAAATGTAATAGCATTTGCTATTGCTCTGGCACTTACAAACAAAATAAAAGCATCTAACTTTTTTAGAACAGTTTTCTTTATGCCAAACCTAATCGGTGGTATTGTTCTTGGTTACATTTGGCAGATTCTTTTAAACTGTGTCCTTTCACTTTTGGAAAAGCCACTTCTTGCTCTTAATGCAACATATGGATTTATCGGTTTGACAATTCTTATGTGTTGGCAGCAGATTGGTTATATGATGATTATCTACATCGCAGGCTTACAATCTATTCCTGATGATTATATTGAAGCTGCGAAGATTGATGGTGCTACAACAAATCAGATTCTTTTCAGAGTAAAGATTCCAAATGTAATGCCTTCAATTACAATTTGTACTTTCCTTACAATCACTAATGGATTCAAGCTATTTGATCAGAACCTGGCATTGACTGGTGGTGAACCTGCTCATGCATCTGAAATGCTTGCACTTAATATCTATAATACCTTCTACAGCCGTACAGGCCCACAGTGGAAGGGCTACGGACAGGCAAAGGCTGTTATCTTCTGTATTATGGTAATCATTATCTCCATGATTCAGTTGAAATTTACTAAATCAAAGGAGGTGCAGCAGTAA
- a CDS encoding ABC transporter substrate-binding protein has protein sequence MKMKKVLALGLIAMMSTAAFAGCGSSESSDGGSASTGDSASASGQVYYLNFKPEADEAWQEIAAQYKEETGVPVTVITAASGTYEETLSSEIIKDEAPTLFQVNGPVGLANWKDYCYDLKGSSLYDELTSDSFALYDGDAVAGIAYVIESYGLIVNTELLEQAGYTLDDIASFDDLKTVAEDITARSSELGFSAFTSAGMDGSSDWRFKTHLANLPIYFEYQDKGIDSTDAIEGTYLDNYKAMWDLYINNATCDPSELAGKTGDDAENEFAEGKAVFYQNGSWEYKNLTDKGMTDDQLAMIPIYIGAGDEANQGLCTGTENYWCVNSEASEEDIQATIDFLTWMVTSEEGTQMLSENIGVIPFKNAADTTNLFVLNDRAYTEAGKTPVSWNFTTMPSEEWKNGVGSALTAYAAGTGSWDDVVSAFVDGWASEYAAANN, from the coding sequence ATGAAGATGAAGAAAGTATTGGCATTAGGGTTAATCGCAATGATGTCGACAGCTGCATTTGCAGGCTGTGGTTCAAGCGAAAGCAGTGATGGTGGTTCTGCAAGCACAGGCGATAGTGCAAGTGCAAGTGGACAGGTTTATTATCTTAACTTCAAGCCAGAGGCAGATGAGGCTTGGCAGGAAATCGCTGCACAGTACAAAGAGGAGACAGGTGTTCCTGTAACAGTAATTACAGCAGCTTCTGGTACATACGAGGAGACATTGTCATCTGAGATTATTAAAGACGAAGCTCCTACATTATTCCAGGTAAACGGTCCAGTAGGTCTCGCTAACTGGAAGGATTATTGCTATGACCTTAAGGGTTCATCTCTCTATGATGAGTTAACAAGTGATTCATTCGCACTTTACGATGGAGATGCTGTTGCAGGTATTGCATACGTAATCGAGTCTTATGGACTTATCGTAAACACAGAATTACTTGAGCAGGCTGGATATACACTTGATGATATCGCAAGCTTTGATGACTTAAAGACAGTTGCAGAGGATATCACTGCTCGTTCAAGTGAGCTTGGATTCTCAGCATTTACATCAGCAGGTATGGATGGTTCTTCTGATTGGAGATTCAAGACACACCTTGCAAACCTTCCTATTTACTTCGAGTATCAGGACAAGGGCATTGATTCTACAGATGCTATCGAAGGAACATACCTTGATAACTACAAGGCTATGTGGGATCTTTACATCAACAATGCAACATGTGATCCTTCTGAGTTAGCTGGTAAGACTGGTGATGATGCAGAAAACGAATTCGCAGAAGGCAAGGCAGTATTCTATCAGAATGGTTCATGGGAATATAAGAACCTTACAGACAAGGGTATGACAGATGATCAGCTTGCAATGATTCCAATTTACATTGGCGCAGGCGATGAGGCTAATCAGGGACTTTGCACAGGTACAGAAAACTACTGGTGTGTAAACTCTGAGGCATCAGAAGAAGATATTCAGGCAACAATTGATTTCCTTACATGGATGGTTACATCTGAGGAAGGTACACAGATGCTTTCTGAAAACATCGGTGTAATTCCTTTCAAGAATGCAGCAGATACAACTAACCTTTTCGTACTTAACGATAGAGCATACACAGAAGCAGGCAAGACACCAGTTTCTTGGAACTTCACAACTATGCCTTCAGAAGAATGGAAGAATGGCGTAGGTAGTGCTCTTACAGCATATGCAGCAGGCACAGGTTCATGGGACGATGTTGTTTCAGCATTCGTTGATGGCTGGGCATCAGAATACGCTGCAGCTAATAACTAA
- a CDS encoding LacI family DNA-binding transcriptional regulator: MTIKDIARLSGVSVSTVSRVLNDHPDVSAEAKEKVLAVVQEYNYIPNTSARELGRTSSDNIGVVVRGLSNPFYTKIITEIGSGIEKAGYTMVMQQIAAGEDEIMTAAKMERDKKLQGLIFLGGNLDYTKERMTSINVPYVCCTFNNQYGTLDKSDYSSVCIDDNQAAYDAVEYLVNEGHKKIVVLLSGVDDGSVSQVRFAGYKRALKDFGIQLDENLIIEINSFNIADAYSGMKDWLKKNREFTAVFAISDNMAMGAMKALREAGKKMPDDVAVIAIDGIEASEYMNPVLSTLCQPMEKMGSEAVKLLVDIINGKRTYRHVILPTTLREGETLK; this comes from the coding sequence ATGACAATTAAAGACATTGCACGTTTATCAGGTGTAAGTGTCAGTACCGTTTCAAGGGTGCTTAACGACCATCCTGACGTAAGCGCGGAAGCTAAGGAAAAGGTATTAGCTGTTGTGCAAGAGTACAACTATATACCTAACACTAGCGCAAGGGAGCTTGGTAGAACTTCATCAGACAACATTGGAGTTGTGGTGAGAGGATTGTCCAACCCATTCTATACAAAGATTATTACTGAAATTGGAAGTGGCATTGAAAAGGCTGGATACACTATGGTGATGCAGCAAATCGCAGCAGGCGAGGATGAGATTATGACCGCCGCCAAAATGGAAAGGGATAAGAAGCTCCAGGGTCTGATTTTTCTCGGAGGAAATTTGGATTATACAAAGGAACGGATGACTAGCATCAATGTCCCTTATGTATGTTGTACATTCAATAATCAGTATGGAACATTAGATAAATCTGATTATTCGAGTGTATGTATAGATGATAACCAGGCTGCATATGATGCAGTGGAATATTTGGTTAATGAAGGCCATAAAAAGATAGTGGTTTTGCTATCTGGCGTGGATGATGGCTCTGTTAGCCAGGTGAGATTTGCCGGCTATAAAAGAGCGTTAAAGGATTTTGGAATACAACTAGATGAAAATCTGATAATAGAAATCAATAGTTTCAATATTGCGGATGCCTATTCAGGCATGAAGGATTGGTTAAAAAAGAATAGAGAATTCACAGCAGTATTTGCTATCTCAGATAATATGGCAATGGGGGCGATGAAAGCTTTAAGAGAAGCTGGTAAAAAGATGCCAGATGATGTTGCGGTTATTGCGATTGATGGAATAGAAGCTTCTGAATACATGAATCCTGTGTTATCAACTCTATGTCAGCCGATGGAAAAAATGGGCAGTGAAGCAGTGAAATTATTGGTAGATATCATTAATGGAAAACGCACATACAGACATGTGATTCTTCCGACTACTTTAAGAGAAGGTGAGACTCTTAAGTAG
- a CDS encoding DUF5722 domain-containing protein, whose protein sequence is MKISKRIASIAFALVFSLSAFLAVPSLNAEAKTKSAASGVTIAAALIQGTDVVVTTSGAASSEDGLYHLVASDANQIAPLGIDVAQATAASGATFAVPLGKGTANTMLFKKFTVCVMKGGALTPVSNSMYITNPEGCATYACARMDYGKKGILPALDVATFNKSQPRDLGCQQVQLTLPLSWISNGGGSYSYNGKIYHFETARLSGYDNAIRKYNGMGCQVTLIIVVDQAAQTEFINPYSYDGLGLHNYYGLNASTAEGVDILSAAAAFLGNRYSGHGFGQVDNYIIGNEVNAWGDWNYMNCGSLEAFTQQYTNAFRVMYNGIKSENATANVYVCTDQQWARAGAANYYAGKSFLTQFNSMIKAEGNVDWRLATHAYMTPLTSATPWAPSGSLTHSQSTPYISLQNIDVVTDFMCQKDMLSPTGAVRTVKLSEQGYTSLSGEELQAAAVVYAYLVAMNNNHIDGMILSREKDDPGEIAQGLANGLCNVDGSKKMSYTFYQNCADPNIIAQASAIAGVDLNTRITPR, encoded by the coding sequence ATGAAGATTTCTAAAAGAATTGCTAGCATTGCCTTCGCATTAGTTTTTTCGCTTAGTGCATTTCTAGCAGTACCTAGCCTTAACGCAGAGGCTAAAACAAAGTCAGCAGCTAGTGGTGTTACAATCGCTGCAGCTTTGATTCAGGGCACTGATGTTGTTGTTACAACTTCAGGTGCAGCATCATCAGAGGATGGCTTATACCACCTTGTAGCATCTGATGCAAACCAAATAGCACCATTAGGTATAGACGTAGCGCAAGCTACAGCTGCTTCTGGTGCAACATTTGCTGTTCCACTTGGTAAAGGAACTGCAAACACAATGCTTTTCAAGAAGTTTACTGTTTGTGTTATGAAGGGTGGAGCTCTTACACCAGTTTCAAACAGCATGTATATTACAAACCCTGAAGGCTGTGCAACTTATGCATGTGCAAGAATGGATTATGGAAAGAAGGGTATTCTTCCAGCACTTGATGTTGCAACATTTAACAAGAGCCAGCCAAGAGACCTTGGTTGCCAGCAGGTTCAGTTAACTCTTCCACTTTCATGGATTTCAAATGGTGGTGGTTCATATAGTTATAACGGAAAGATTTATCACTTTGAGACAGCTAGACTTTCTGGATATGATAACGCTATTAGAAAATACAACGGAATGGGATGCCAGGTTACATTAATTATCGTTGTAGACCAGGCAGCTCAGACAGAGTTCATAAATCCTTATTCTTATGATGGATTAGGACTTCACAATTACTATGGTTTGAATGCATCAACAGCTGAAGGTGTAGATATTCTCAGTGCTGCAGCAGCATTCCTTGGCAACAGATATTCAGGCCACGGATTTGGTCAGGTTGATAACTATATCATTGGTAACGAAGTAAATGCTTGGGGCGATTGGAACTACATGAATTGCGGTTCATTAGAAGCCTTCACACAGCAGTACACAAATGCATTCCGCGTTATGTACAACGGAATCAAATCTGAAAACGCAACAGCTAACGTATACGTTTGTACAGATCAGCAGTGGGCTAGAGCAGGCGCAGCAAATTACTACGCTGGAAAGTCTTTCTTAACTCAGTTCAACTCAATGATTAAGGCAGAGGGAAATGTTGACTGGAGACTTGCTACACACGCTTACATGACACCACTTACAAGCGCAACACCATGGGCACCATCTGGCAGCTTAACACACAGCCAGAGTACTCCTTACATTTCACTTCAGAATATTGATGTTGTAACAGACTTTATGTGTCAGAAAGATATGCTTTCACCTACAGGTGCAGTTAGAACTGTAAAGCTCTCTGAGCAGGGCTACACATCTCTTTCAGGTGAAGAACTTCAGGCAGCAGCTGTTGTATACGCATACCTTGTTGCTATGAACAACAATCACATTGATGGAATGATTCTTTCACGTGAGAAGGATGATCCAGGCGAAATCGCACAAGGTCTCGCTAATGGACTCTGCAACGTAGACGGTTCCAAGAAGATGTCCTACACCTTCTACCAGAACTGTGCAGACCCTAACATAATCGCACAAGCCAGCGCAATCGCAGGCGTGGACCTCAACACACGCATCACACCTAGATAA